Within the Bradysia coprophila strain Holo2 chromosome X unlocalized genomic scaffold, BU_Bcop_v1 contig_173, whole genome shotgun sequence genome, the region CTTTTACGTGTTTTTTGGTGGAACAAATTTTGGATTCACAGCAGGTCAGCAGGCTAAGAAGAGATTAAAAACAGGGACACATTTccccatattttcttgaattataccaaatttttccagaattttccagtttttccttacagtcaaaggcagtcaattttcagcataaatttgcttcagctgtttttcagctgatccacacatacaatcaaaacggtttatacggttgaagctgctacacgcacgcgcatgatagtggtaaaaccgtataaagacgtataaacggtgctgattgtttgtatggatcagctgaaaaacagctgaagctaatttatgctgaaaattgactgccttcgactgtaattttccgaaaaatacttttggaaaatttataaaaattgtagactggaaaatgttttccagaaAATAATCCCTGGATAAGAACCTATTCCTATATGTCCATCATACAATCGAGAGATACACCAACCGAGAACTGTTGTcagaatgaaaattctttttacagGAGCCAACGATGGAGGACCGGGTTCATTCAATGCTGATGTGACATCATATGACTATGATGGTATATTGATACAGTTTTATGTTAAATAAGAAACGAATGATATCGAAACCATtgctcacaaaaaaaattagctcCAATGGATGAAGCTGGTGATCCGACACCCAAATATTACGCTTTGCGAGAAATCGTTGGCGAGTTCTTTCCACTAAACGATATTCCACTACCCCAAAAGGAACCAAAAATGTCATTAGGAGCTGTACAGCTACATCCGGTTAatattttatcatcaaatctGTGCAGACAACAAATGGGAAGCACACCGGTATGGAGTACATCACCAATGACATTCGAAGCTTTAAATCAATATTCTGGTTTGGTTTTGTATGAAGCAAATCTGCCGGTTTTTGTCCGTGATCCgagtattttaaaaattgatggaataaGAGACCGTGCCTACATATACGTAGACCAAGTGAGTAGAATAGGTGCATATGAAATTAGTACTTCTGGATTGGGcttagaaaataatttgcCCATACATAGCATCAGCATTTATTAGTGGCGTTAGGTACGCAACACAATATTTACTCTCAAATTTCTTTCATCCAATCAGATTTTCGTTGGCATTTTATCGCGAGAGAATAAAATACACGAAATACCAATTAACGCAGTTGCCGGAGATCGATTACAAATATTCGTTGAAAACCAGGGACGCATAAACTATAACCGAATTCATGACTTCAAAGGCATTCTAGGTGATGTATACATCGACGACAGACCTGTACACGATTGGACGATAACCGGATTCCCATTGGAAGATTATGCGGCTATTGAAAATGTCATTAATCTGTCCACGTCAGGAAATATGCCTTACAGTTCGTACGTTCGAACTGGCCCAACTATATTCAACGGACGATTCGACATTAGTGTTTCGCCGATTTTTGACACATACTTGGATGCAACTGGTTGGGGTAAGGGTATCGCTTTCGTGAATGGTTTTAACCTTGGTAGATATTGGCCTGTTACGGGTCCGCAAATTACTTTGTATGTACCGAAGGAGATATTGACGGTGGGAAccaatgaaattgttttgatcGAGTTGCAGAAGGCACCGAATAATGGGACTGTTATCTTCACTGACACTGCTAATTTGGACGGTTATAACGAGTATtgaaaaccaattttgaataaagtgCAATGATTGTAAATGTAAGCAAGTAAACAACAACGACAGACTAATTCTAAACAATATCAAAGTTATCCAA harbors:
- the LOC119068138 gene encoding beta-galactosidase-like; the protein is MPFLQKLLQLPVAIKVLICFLILGGITGICLGVILPRARNENAIRANGTFTVDYANNQFLMDGEPFSYVSGEFHYFRALPQTWSRKLRTLRAAGLNVVSTYVEWSLHNPKENVYVWDGMADLENFVKVAEEEDLYVILRPGPYICAERDLGGFPYWLLHKYPQIRLRTTDPDYLTEVSKWYAELMTKMEPLLYGNGGPIIMVQVENEYGSYDCDAGYKNWIRDETEKYVNGQALLFTTDGPIQVACGKTDGVFATIDFGTASQSAQLDYWNYLKAVQPDGPLVNSEFYPGWLTHWQEGMWRVETDPLGQTLRDMLAMNASVNFYVFFGGTNFGFTAGANDGGPGSFNADVTSYDYDAPMDEAGDPTPKYYALREIVGEFFPLNDIPLPQKEPKMSLGAVQLHPVNILSSNLCRQQMGSTPVWSTSPMTFEALNQYSGLVLYEANLPVFVRDPSILKIDGIRDRAYIYVDQIFVGILSRENKIHEIPINAVAGDRLQIFVENQGRINYNRIHDFKGILGDVYIDDRPVHDWTITGFPLEDYAAIENVINLSTSGNMPYSSYVRTGPTIFNGRFDISVSPIFDTYLDATGWGKGIAFVNGFNLGRYWPVTGPQITLYVPKEILTVGTNEIVLIELQKAPNNGTVIFTDTANLDGYNEY